A window of Desulfuromonas sp. genomic DNA:
GAACACCTGGTGATCGACTGGTACCCGCCGGTTGTGCTGGTGACCCTGTATCGCCCCGTCGAACAGCCGATCCTCGAAGATCTGAAGCAGCATCTTGAAGAACAGGTCTGCCAAAAGCTTGCCGGCATTGTCGTTCAGGACCGCAGTCAAAGAGATGAGGAACCGAAGATCCTGGACGGCTCCTGCCCGTCGGAACTGGCCATCAGGGAAGCCGGGCTCAACTACCTGGTCCGGCCACTGGCGAGCCAGAATATCGGCTTCTTCCCCGACATGAAACCGGGCCGGCAGTTGATCCGTCAGATCGCCCGGGAAAAAAAGGTGTTGAATCTCTTCGCTTACACCTGTTCTTTCTCCGTTGCGGCCATTGCCGGCGGTGCTGCTCATGTGACCAACCTCGACATCAATGAAAACCTGCTCGCCCGGGGCCGGGAGAACCACCGACTCAACGACCACGACCTGCGCCGGGTCGCTTTTATGCCGCACAACCTGTTCAAATCATTCGGTCGGCTGAAGAAAAATAAGCCGTATGACCTGGTTGTCATCGATCCGCCTTACCAACAGGGCCGCAATTTCCGGGCGAACCGCGACTGGCCGAAAATCATGCGGCATCTGCCTGAACTTGTCACTCCGGGTGGTGAGATTGTTGCTGCGGTCAGTGCCCCGGAACTCGGCCGCACCTTTCTGCGGCAGCAGTTTTCCGAATACCTGCCACAAGCCGACCTTGTCGCCGAGCTGACCGGCGGCGACAGTTTCCCCGAAGCCGATCCGGACAAGGGATTGCATATCCAGCACTATCGGTTGTGAAAACTTGACCGACCCCGGAAGATTTTTTAAGATGAGACCTATTGTCGATGTTGAAAGGATAAGCGGATGAAAATTATAATCGACCAGACAAAATGCTGCGGTTCGGGAGAATGTGCCAAGGTTTGCCCGGAAGATGCGATCACGATTGTTGATGGATTGGCTGTCGTCGATCACGCCAAGTGCGACTTCGATGGCCTTTGCATCCCGGCCTGCCCGTATGGGGCGGTCAGCCATGAAGAAGCATAAAAGCAGACTCAACCGGCAAGAGATAAAGCCCCTCGGCCTACTGGCCGGTGGGGCTTTTTTTGCGGTCTGAATTATTTCTGTTCAACTTTGCAGCCAGATAATTTGCCTTGAGGCAAACACAGTTCGTCGCTGTGGCGGTTGTGGTCGGGCTACGGTTCGGTGCGCGCGGTGCCAGAGGGCGACTTTAAGATCAACGGGGGTGAGTCAAAGGCTTTTTTGATAGCTCCCTCTGCTCTGCCGGGGCCCCATGTAAGACCGCCGAGCGAGCCGATTTTAATCCGGCGTTCAGGTAACGACAGTGACTGACGGATTGAACTCGGCGCAGTGAGGGAACCTGATCATCAGGCGGGTGAGCTGGGGTGTCTTTCTTTTGCTTACTTTTCTTGGACAGGCAAGAAAAGTAAGGAGCAAGCCGGGCGATACCGGCGAACCGGGTTTATGCTTCTCGGGCGCGGTTAAAAGGTGCGGCGGAGTTTGGGTACGCACCACTTAATTCTCGGTGAAATGCGATGAACCTTTTTTCTTTCTCGCTGCCCGATATTTATCGAGACAAGCAAACTTCAATAAAACCTAGTCGACCGTAGCGCCGAACCCGACCCGGCTTCTATTGGCAGAGTCCTCATCCGGTTCCTTGTAGATATCGTCTTTCTTCAGGAACACCCGCTCAGATGGTAGCTCACCGACCTGAATCAGGTAATCGTGGACGACAGCAGCGCGGGCCGTCGCCAGCTCCTGCATTTCATCCTCTCCGGCCACGGTGTTTGCAAGAAGAAGTTTTTCCATCTCAACATCGGGCAGGGATTTGACGAAACCCAAGGTATTGCGTGGTTTCGGAAAATCAGCCTTCCGGTAGATTTGTTTCAGATAACGTGAACGCTCCTCGTCGCTCAGGCTGATTGCATCAAGGTCTTTCCCGTTACGGCCCATCGATGCTGCCTTGAGCTTTTTCATCTCGCTTGTGAGATGCACCCGTCGCCAGGCTTCCGGGTCTTTCTCGGGATCTACGTAGCCACTCACTTCGACTTTCAGATTCGGTCTTTGCCTGAGCGCATCAACCAGACGATCGAGCTTACCGACTTCAGCCTCCGGCAGTTGCGAGTCACCGGCAGCGAAATCAACTTTACTGAAATCTTCGCCACCACCAAGCATTGCCCCGAGAAGCTTGAACGGCGAAGTCGCCGCCTTGACCAGCAGGTTCTTGAGAATCGTAAAGACGACTCCGACGACACTGAACTCGGGATCATCAAGGCTACCGGCAACCGGAAGATCGAGATGAATTTCACCCTGGCCATCCTTGAGCAGGGCGACTGCAAGCTTGACCGGAAGACCTGTCGCCTCTTCGCTCTCTACCTGTTGACCGAAGGTAAATTGGTCAAGGAAAAGATTGTTGCTGGCGTTAAGCTTTTCACCATCTATCTTGTAGTCAAGGGCGAGAAAAAGCTTGCCCTTTTCAATGGCATAGCCGAGATAGTTTCCGGAATAAGGTGTCATCGGGGTCAGATCGATCGCATCGAAACGGACATTCAGATCAGCGAACAGTCTCTCTCCAAGCGGCGCCAGTTTACCTTTAATCTGCAGGGGAGATCGATTTTCGAGATTGCCGCGTAAATCAACGGAAGCCGGCTGAGCGGAGGCGGAATCGATGCCGCTGATCCGCCCGCCAAGATTCAGCATTCTGGTTTTAAACTCTTTCGGCATATGTTGATCAGCGAATTCAAAAGTTCCGCCCTGAAGAGTCACCCGATCAATGTTGATAACCGGCGCCGGGCCGGACGGCTCTTCGGGAATTTCCGGTGGATCCGAATCTTCCTCCGTCGGAGCCTCGGCCATCATACTCTGGATATTGACCTTGCCCTCTTTGGTCACCAGTAATTTGGCGAGGTAGTTATTGAGGGTCAGTTCAGCAATCGAGATCGTCGGCGGGCCATCGTCCAATTGAACGTCGAGACCATCAAGTTGCAGACTCTCCCAACGCAGAACATCAGTGCGGCCGACCGGTTCAACCAGTTGCAGCGAGCGTAAGCCGGTCGTCCCTGAAAGGGAGATTTCTCCGGTCGTACTTGTGAAATCAAAGCGTAATTCCGAATCGATATTCCCTGATGTAACAAGACCGGAAAAATTGTCCGGAAAATAGCTCTCAATACCACCCAGATCGATTTTATCACCGACAATTGCAGCACTGACCTCAAGTGGTTCAGTCGTCAATTCCCCTTTGGCCGACAGGCTGCCGATTACATCAGAAAGAGGGTTAACCATGTTCATTTTGACATTGTACGGAACCGGCGTGCCGGTCAGCGTGTCAAGATCATGCAGACCGATATCGAGGTTCCGAACTTCGCGTACAAACGGCTTTCTGCCGGTTTCGTCGCGAAAATGAATCACCCCGTTGCGGAAGCGGAGCTCCCGGAGTTCAACATGGGAGCGCTCATCGGCACTCTCAGGAGCGTTGTCTCCCGCTTCGTCCAGAGCTGTGTCTTGAGGATTCGAGTCGGCCGCCAGACGGCTGAGATTGACTATGCCATCTGCATCACGCTGC
This region includes:
- a CDS encoding ferredoxin translates to MKIIIDQTKCCGSGECAKVCPEDAITIVDGLAVVDHAKCDFDGLCIPACPYGAVSHEEA
- a CDS encoding SAM-dependent methyltransferase; translation: MEALLNEIKTRCAALADEPRRLFHGRGQTVPGFEHLVIDWYPPVVLVTLYRPVEQPILEDLKQHLEEQVCQKLAGIVVQDRSQRDEEPKILDGSCPSELAIREAGLNYLVRPLASQNIGFFPDMKPGRQLIRQIAREKKVLNLFAYTCSFSVAAIAGGAAHVTNLDINENLLARGRENHRLNDHDLRRVAFMPHNLFKSFGRLKKNKPYDLVVIDPPYQQGRNFRANRDWPKIMRHLPELVTPGGEIVAAVSAPELGRTFLRQQFSEYLPQADLVAELTGGDSFPEADPDKGLHIQHYRL